The following are encoded in a window of Lactiplantibacillus brownii genomic DNA:
- a CDS encoding site-specific integrase yields the protein MQQIVLPIKDSNVLKEVQDTLFNNFKAGRHNYTIFQVGKATLLRVSDVMRLRWTDVFNENGSVCQNAFIHDQKIGKANLLYLKPAQNDLLVYQAWLQENHLISDWLFPSLQHPERHITEKQFYKIMSKVADLLGTNYLGTHTMRKTGAYRVYTQSNYNIGLVMNLLNHSSETMTLACLGLDQASQETMLDQIDFG from the coding sequence GTGCAACAAATCGTCCTACCCATCAAAGATTCAAATGTTCTCAAAGAGGTGCAAGATACCTTATTTAATAATTTCAAAGCTGGGCGCCATAACTATACGATTTTTCAAGTTGGTAAAGCAACCTTGTTACGGGTGAGCGATGTTATGAGGCTTCGTTGGACCGATGTCTTTAACGAAAATGGTAGCGTGTGTCAGAATGCGTTTATCCACGACCAAAAAATCGGCAAAGCTAACTTACTATACTTGAAACCTGCTCAAAATGACTTATTAGTCTATCAAGCTTGGCTGCAGGAAAATCATTTAATCTCTGACTGGTTGTTTCCTTCCCTCCAGCACCCAGAGCGCCATATCACGGAAAAACAGTTCTATAAAATCATGAGTAAGGTTGCCGATTTATTAGGGACTAATTATCTAGGGACTCATACCATGCGTAAAACAGGGGCATATCGCGTCTATACACAATCGAATTATAATATTGGCCTAGTCATGAACCTGTTAAATCATTCTAGCGAAACGATGACTTTAGCTTGTTTAGGATTGGATCAAGCTAGTCAAGAAACCATGCTGGATCAAATCGATTTTGGTTAG
- a CDS encoding class I SAM-dependent methyltransferase: MKSIWEMDAPIGLVFFFGPALIIGIMMLISGFNTVSAIMVLVLVLCGLKYMHTSIIGKYRIMKSIVNSIHLKKDSKILDAGCGHGAFMLQFNRQAANISEIIGIDIWSNKDQGSNSIAATQKIMENSNLADKVKLKTANILNMPFNDNEFDLIVSSLVLHNIKPFEKRKAALVNIARVQKQKGQLVIMDIGYETSKYVRILKDLEYQNVNIANTGYNGWWGTPMVPTFVITATK, encoded by the coding sequence ATGAAAAGTATTTGGGAGATGGACGCACCAATAGGCTTGGTTTTTTTCTTTGGGCCAGCTTTAATTATTGGAATTATGATGTTAATAAGTGGTTTTAACACCGTTTCAGCCATTATGGTCTTAGTGTTAGTTTTGTGTGGACTTAAATACATGCACACTTCAATAATTGGTAAGTATAGAATAATGAAATCCATTGTTAACAGTATTCATTTAAAAAAAGACAGTAAAATATTAGACGCTGGCTGTGGTCACGGTGCCTTTATGTTGCAATTTAACAGACAAGCAGCAAATATAAGCGAAATAATAGGAATTGATATCTGGAGTAATAAGGATCAGGGAAGCAATTCAATTGCAGCTACTCAAAAAATAATGGAAAATAGTAATTTGGCTGACAAGGTAAAGTTGAAAACTGCTAATATCTTAAACATGCCATTCAACGATAATGAATTTGATCTGATTGTATCTAGTTTGGTACTGCATAATATTAAGCCATTTGAGAAACGGAAAGCAGCGCTTGTAAACATAGCAAGGGTTCAAAAACAAAAAGGTCAGTTAGTAATCATGGACATAGGCTACGAAACTAGTAAATATGTGCGTATTCTTAAAGACTTGGAATATCAAAACGTTAATATTGCAAATACTGGCTATAACGGTTGGTGGGGTACCCCGATGGTTCCAACTTTTGTAATAACAGCAACCAAATAA